The genomic interval GATGTTGTGAAGGAAGACATCATGAAGGTGTTTCAAGAACTCTTCGTAGTGAAAAAATTCGAGAATACTACATTCCTTGCACTAATTCCAAAGAAGGTGGGGGCAAACGAGGTAACAGAGTTCCATCCCATTAGCTTGGTGAGTGGAGTTTACAAGATCATCTCCAAAGTCTTAGCAAACCGGTTAAGTGAGGTGGTGGGGAAGATCATTACCAAGCCCAAAAATGCCTTTATAAAAGGTAGGCAAATCCTAGATGCGGtacttattgctaatgaatgtcttGATAGCAGAATGAAGGGAGGCACAACAGGGATCATttgcaaactagatatggaaaacgcatacgatcatgtcaacTGGGATTTCCTTCTTATCTTCTtaggagatgtggttttggagagaggTGGAGAACATGGATCCATTGGTGTATTTCAACGGCGAAATTTTCTGTCTTGATTAATGGTAGTCCAACAGGTTTCTTCCATAGTACATGTGgtctaagacaaggagatccgttGTCTCCTTTGTTGTTTGTTATTGTGATGGAAGGGTTAGGCAGGATGATTTCGGCCTTGGCACATAATGGCTTTATGGAGGGCTTCTAAGTGGGAACCCTGGATAGGGGGATCATGGATATTTCTCAcctattgtttgcagatgatactcttGTGTTTTGCAAACCAGATTTGAGTCAGGTGCGTGCGCTAAAGGCATTGTTGTTGTGTTTCGAAGCAGTTTCTGGGTCAAAAGTGAATTTCGACAAATCCAAATTGATACCAATTGGAGTGGTGCCAAATGCTCAACAGCTGGCCAATACGTTGCGTTGTAAGATAGCCTCTCTCCCCTTGACGTTTCTGGGACTTCCATTGGGGGCAAGAGCACGGTCACTCTCTTTATGGGAGCCAGTGATTGAGAAGATCGAAAAGAGATTAGCAAGTTGGAAAAGgatgtatttgtcgaaaggtggtaggctcACTTTGATAAAGAGTACACTTTCTAACTTACCAACCTATTTGCTCTCATTATTTCCTATACCAGCTAGTGTGGTGCATAGAATCGAAAAACTTGAACACGATTTTTTGTGGGGCGGTTTGGGAgaggagtttaaatttcacttggtCAAGTGGGAGACCGTATGTCGTCCTATATCCAACGGTGGCTTGGGCATTAGAAATGTAAGGACTTTCAATCGGACGTTACTTGGCaagtggctttggagatatGGGAAGGAACCCAATACCTTGTGGAGAGGGGTGATTGGGTGCAAATATGAAGACAAATAGGGGAGTTGGAGCACCAAAGAAGTTAGAGTTACTAATGGAGTGGGCCTgtggaaacatattagaagaggttGGGGGGTTTTTCTTAGACACATTTGTCTTCAGTTGGGTGATGGGTCCAGGATTAAATTCTGGAAAGATATATGGTGTGGCGATAATGCTTTACAAGACCGTTTTCCCTCACTATTCCATATTGCTTGTGCTAAAGAGGCCTCAGTGGCGAATGTAATTGGGATGGTGGGTAGTCAAGTTTATTGGGATATCAGCTTTAATAGGGCAGCACAAGATTGGAAAATGGACAGTTTTGTTGATTTTTACAGCCTCTTGTATTCTGTGAAGCCAAGTAATCAACAAGCAGACGGTTTGGGGTGGTTACCCTCTCGGAGAAGTGTTTTTTTCGGTCCGTTCATATTGTAAGGCTCTCACCCAAGAGCCTAATACTCTGTTTCCGTGGAGACGGCTTTGGAAGTataaggcgcctcccaaagcTGCTTTCTTTGTGTGGATAGCAGCATTGGGCAATATACCAATAATTTGAGGAAGCGGAGGGTTATCAtagtagattggtgttgcatgtgcaggGGAGGGGGAGAGTTGGTAGATCATCTCCTATTGCATTGTGAGATTGCAAGGGCTTTATGGCATGAGGTATTGAGCAGAGTAGAGATGGCTTGGGTGATGCGGGAGAATGTGGTGGCAACACTGGCCAGCTAGCCAAACATTGGAGGAATGAATCAGATCAAAGCAGTTTAGAGGATGATTCCAATGTGAatcatgtggtgcttgtggcaagAACGTAATGCgcggacgtttgaagacaaggagagaaCGTTAGAGGAATTGTTAGCATTATTTTATAGCACACTTTGTATCtgggccattgctgttgattttaatggcatggcccttcatgattttcttgtctctctaGCGTCCTCTTAGTCAGGGCTTCCTATTGTATATATTGGGCTAGGCCTATTCTTTGAGCAATATagttttcttacttataaaaaaaaaaaaaaaaaaaaaaaaatcacgcaAGACCATTATTTAGCTACTCCTGCCCCTTAGCCAGCTTGTGAGAAAACAACCACCATGGGCATGCAGATCACATTAACCAATTCCAGGGAATAGAATATGTTAATAGCAAGGAATCTTACCTTACTCCCAACTTTATAAGTtgttttttcctgaaaatgagGACCAAGCACCATGTTTGTGTCCCCTGGCATTGTCTTTCTATCTGCCTCCATGTGAACCTGATAAAACCAGATCAGTTATATTAAGCATTTTATCATACCTGGCAGGAAACATTGAACTGCTACAACATAGATGATGAGAGATCAACAGTCTCTATCATCTAGTTCTAACATCCATAGATTACATAGAATAATAGGAACTActtaaaatattcataacaCAGCCATACCCGCTCCCTTATTGTTGCTAGTAGCCCATCATTCCATTCTTCACCATTTAAACAAATCTCTAccaaaaaaaagttcaattctTAGTTACAACATGGCAAGATTAGATGTGCTAAAAAACATACCAGACATTGAGAGAAGCTAGGTATTACCTATCATCTTTCACACAAAGCAACTAAGGGCAAAAGCATTAACCAAAAATAAGTGTGAAATATTACAACCAAACTACCTTCAGTTTGAGAAACACGGGCAGCATCAAATTCTTTTTGTAGACGCTCAAACACCATCTTGTCGGAATCCCTATTAAAAATCAATGATTTCATCACAACTTCTAAAATATTAGTCCATAAAGCATATAGTATTATGAGAACGTATATCCATCACAACCAATAGAATGTACGcatcaattttaaataaaagtatctGACAGTTTCATAGCTCATTTCACTTcgtagaaataaaaaagatctaACAGTTTAAGAAGAGTTGAGTGTCATTTTACATCAACAACTATTTACATGAATGAAGCCTTCAAAGTTCCTGAGAAAACTGTACCTAGAGAGACGCTCAGTTAATTCTCCATGCCTTTTTAGAACATTTGAAACTGTCATGTAGGAAAGactaaaaagtattaaattcttcttgaaaactcatgggaaaataataagaaataagtGAGACTAGGTACATTTTGCTCGTGTTATCTCCAACCGAATATCTTCCTCTTGCATAAAGTTCTGTTACAGGGTAAGGtatgattataatttcaacaaaaaatatgttattacaTAGCGAAAGCAAGAACCACccaatataagaaaaatcagCAACTCACTGGAACAGGATAATGGACCAAAATACCAATACTCATCATCTCCGAAAATTactaacacaaaaaatgcacaATTCCAATCATGAGAAAAAcatcatctaataattaaatatagagATAGAGTCCACCAGAACAATCTCAGAAGGATGATAGAATACAAGCAATCACAAACTACATATTCTATAAAACTTGACAATCTTCCACGAAATGCTGCTACAGGAATTGCAATGTTTTAGATGGACTTAGAAAATCATATCTAATTCACAAATCATGATATCAATCACACATATTTGAATACTTGTATAGTTCCCATTCTTCCATGGGCTATTATTCTTGACATAGCATATTCTTCTAATCAAAGACAAAAGTTTCTAAATTCAACTCAATAGCTCTTCTTTCGGATAGAACAAGCGAGTAAAGGGGAAAAAACATTTAGGCATACAATGGAAATGGATAATgctaaaatattcaatttttatcaagCTGTTCGAGCTGCTGCACAGTTGCACACATTTAAATCCTCAGTGCATAAACAATCAGattgaaaatagaaataagaatactaaatttaaaaacaacaagaagaacgCAACAATAACGATAGcaattgaataaaaaagatgacTGAATGAGTATAGCAAAgaaaagcatttttcttttaaaaggagcCATTAGGTATTTTGGAGTTGGAAAAAACACCAATTTCATCCTTCACAGTACACACACAACCATAGTGGATACTGCTGATTAGTAAATTATACTCTGTGTCAACTAGTTATAATAACACTTGCACACAAAGATGTGGTTCGTTTCCCATGGAGAGGCAAAATCAAcacaaataaatagatatattatactctctttctttttccgcAAGTATGCTTGTTCTTCGCAACCAATATAAACATAGTGCCACACAATTATGGATACAAATACTAAGAATTGTGGATTagggataaaataaaataagaagaaacGACCTTACGAGAGGAAGAATCCACAAAATAGGGATTCTTTCTCTGTCTCTTCCTCAGCGACTCTTCAACGTCGCTATCCATTCCTCTTCTGCGTttcagagagagacagagagagaaagagagggggatTGCCGAATTATGTCCGATTAGATATCCCCGATTGACCCACCCGAGCTCGAACTCGATGCCGTAATACGATTTGGAGCCTGCAGAGTCGGGCAACCCGGGCCCATACATAAATATGGGCTCGGTTTAGATCTTTCCagtttattattgtttatagattctatttgaataattctacttattattttcatacatcacacattatatttattttaaattatttttttattttttttataacaagtatgtgatatatgaatgataagtagaataattcaattagtttaataagaataaaataaaataataaaaataataaataattttaaaatatgtaaagtataTTATGGtataggatgatgagtagcatttaTCGCAGTAATTATATGGGAAGCCCATTGAGCTTATAGAATTGGAAATCTATCTTAAATCGTTATCAAATCTATCACATAATTAGATGTTTTTTAAGATGTTTTCTCTGAATGGCCTAAAATAACTTCCTACAAAGAAAAACCTTCCTAATTTATGACATTTTTTAagtgttacattttttttttaataaaaaacacTCGTTATGTATTATCATCTGAGTATTTCGATTAGTGTAATATTCAGAGCGACAATTTACTTAAATATTtgacataattattaaaaaaaaaattgacataaaaaaataacgtaaatatattatatcaatggTATGGTTAGAGGTAAcagattgaaaaaaagaaaataaatattttgattttattattttattccatttttcgTCTCACGTGAttgtttaaaaggaaaaaatgattattagaaaaataaagaccggattaatgagatgatatgagatatttttaaatgaaaattaaaagtagaataaaatattgttagaatattaatttttaatattattattattttaaaatttaaaaaaattaaattatttattattgtgagaatttaaaaaaattataataataatataaaatgaaatattttatcttcaaACCGCGCTAAATGTTGATTATCAGGTTAACTTAACACATTTGAAGCGATCACATATATGACAAAACAGTGGGATGAATATAGTCaacgaatttttttaaaaaatatatatatatatgtttgaaattttttttttgagagaacAGCCAAGAAACTTAGAAAGGAGAGAACGGAGGAATGCTGAGAAGGAGCTTCAGAGACCGAGCGAGCAAagcttaaaatataaataaaaacagtGACCCCA from Juglans microcarpa x Juglans regia isolate MS1-56 chromosome 4S, Jm3101_v1.0, whole genome shotgun sequence carries:
- the LOC121263557 gene encoding uncharacterized protein LOC121263557 isoform X4 is translated as MDSDVEESLRKRQRKNPYFVDSSSRKNFMQEEDIRLEITRAKFSNVLKRHGELTERLSRDSDKMVFERLQKEFDAARVSQTEEICLNGEEWNDGLLATIRERVHMEADRKTMPGDTNMVLGPHFQEKTTYKVGSKVICCLEGARIGIQYETSFPGGPCELYHCVLESKSFLEKMTVLEHTIPFFLPIREAENDLLSSNAMKFIDYIGELLQAYVDRREQVQLIKELYGNRIRELYHSLPYHMVEFVLDDSDWLQGNSKS